The Prochlorococcus sp. MIT 1300 genome has a window encoding:
- the cysC gene encoding adenylyl-sulfate kinase — MTSASSRENNSKAANIVWHEASVDRQARSNQRGHRSVILWFTGLSGSGKSTLANAVNADLFNRGLATYVLDGDNIRHGLCKDLGFSDLDREENIRRIGEVAKLFLDAGVIVLTAFVSPFKRDREKARSLVDKEDFLEIYCAADLSICEERDPKGLYLKARAGEIKDFTGISSPYEEPVDPELKLDSGSLAIEECVDIVIGHLVAKEIIPNS; from the coding sequence ATGACTTCAGCTTCATCAAGGGAGAACAACTCCAAGGCTGCAAACATTGTTTGGCATGAAGCTTCGGTTGATCGTCAGGCTCGATCTAACCAAAGAGGTCATCGCAGTGTGATCTTATGGTTCACCGGTTTGTCTGGTTCAGGCAAGAGCACCTTGGCGAATGCTGTAAATGCAGATCTTTTTAATCGTGGTTTAGCGACTTATGTACTGGACGGTGACAACATTCGGCATGGGCTCTGCAAAGATCTTGGTTTTTCAGATTTAGACAGAGAAGAAAATATTCGCCGAATAGGCGAGGTCGCGAAACTTTTTCTAGATGCAGGTGTAATTGTTCTGACTGCTTTTGTGTCTCCTTTTAAAAGGGATAGAGAAAAGGCAAGATCCTTAGTGGATAAAGAAGACTTCTTAGAAATTTATTGTGCAGCAGATCTTTCTATTTGTGAGGAGCGTGATCCAAAAGGCCTTTATCTAAAAGCAAGAGCGGGAGAAATTAAAGATTTCACAGGCATCTCTAGTCCATATGAAGAACCAGTGGATCCTGAGTTGAAACTTGATTCTGGCAGTTTGGCAATTGAAGAATGTGTTGATATTGTGATTGGTCATTTAGTAGCCAAGGAAATAATACCTAACTCCTGA
- the purE gene encoding 5-(carboxyamino)imidazole ribonucleotide mutase, producing the protein MASELQNQSPLVAVVMGSDSDLSTLQPAIQILKKFNIGVEVRILSAHRTPAEMFHFAQNAKDKGFKIIIAGAGGAAHLPGMVASLSTIPVIGVPIQSKALSGVDSLHSIVQMPNGIPVATVAIGGGLNAGLLAAQILAIEDQRLETQVSNYRKDLHNKVISKDKKLIELGVDDYLHSM; encoded by the coding sequence ATGGCTTCAGAACTTCAAAATCAAAGCCCACTTGTTGCTGTAGTAATGGGAAGCGATTCAGATCTCTCAACACTCCAGCCAGCCATACAAATCTTGAAGAAATTCAATATTGGTGTAGAGGTCAGAATTCTTTCTGCTCATAGAACTCCAGCAGAGATGTTCCACTTTGCTCAAAATGCTAAAGACAAAGGATTCAAAATCATTATTGCTGGTGCTGGTGGCGCCGCCCACCTTCCTGGGATGGTTGCTTCTCTCAGTACAATTCCTGTTATTGGTGTACCAATTCAAAGCAAAGCCCTTTCAGGGGTCGACTCATTGCATTCAATAGTTCAAATGCCAAATGGGATACCGGTAGCCACAGTAGCTATTGGGGGAGGACTCAATGCTGGTTTATTAGCCGCACAAATACTAGCCATAGAAGATCAAAGACTAGAAACTCAAGTATCAAATTACCGCAAGGATCTTCATAATAAAGTTATTTCAAAAGACAAAAAACTTATCGAATTAGGCGTGGACGACTATTTACATAGCATGTAA
- the nagA gene encoding N-acetylglucosamine-6-phosphate deacetylase has protein sequence MRRITNVRLPSHLEDCFSEQLWWIRLDEEDLILEFGVMPPGSAMSGDDWHGDWLSPMGMDLQMNGGFGLSFSDLDDSNITSLLSLLNQLWIDGVDAICPTIVSCEPEKLRYSLEVLHKARSHIGERCCRLLGAHLEGPFISPRKNGAHPCQYLSEISYEAIEKRIRGFENEISLVTLAPELPGSREVVKRLTKLGIVVCLGHSTANAKEASSAFSNGVSMLTHTFNAMPALTHRDPGPIGAALSNKKIAFGLIADGVHVAPEVLVILQKLASKRLVLVSDALAPYGMEESKYQWDHRKVCVKNRTCFLEDGTLAGSTLSLLEGCRRLALWGNEPSASIWSATMAPRKIFASEISIKEFLLGKPLKHLLRWQWEEELKGLSWKLAA, from the coding sequence ATGCGTCGTATTACAAACGTACGTCTCCCAAGCCATTTAGAAGATTGTTTCTCAGAGCAACTTTGGTGGATTCGATTGGATGAAGAAGATCTGATTTTGGAATTTGGTGTTATGCCACCAGGGTCAGCCATGTCAGGTGATGACTGGCATGGTGATTGGTTGAGTCCAATGGGCATGGACCTTCAAATGAATGGAGGGTTTGGATTAAGTTTCTCTGACTTGGATGATTCAAATATCACAAGTTTGCTTTCTTTATTAAACCAACTTTGGATTGATGGAGTTGATGCAATTTGTCCAACAATTGTGAGTTGTGAGCCCGAGAAGCTTCGTTATTCTTTAGAGGTTCTTCATAAGGCTCGTAGTCATATTGGTGAGAGGTGTTGCAGACTTTTAGGTGCCCATCTAGAAGGGCCTTTTATCTCTCCCCGAAAAAATGGTGCCCATCCTTGTCAATATTTATCTGAGATAAGCTATGAGGCTATTGAAAAAAGAATTAGGGGATTTGAAAATGAAATTAGTTTGGTGACTTTGGCTCCAGAGTTACCGGGATCTAGAGAGGTTGTTAAAAGACTGACCAAACTGGGAATTGTAGTTTGCCTTGGACATTCGACTGCTAATGCGAAAGAGGCATCATCTGCTTTTAGTAATGGGGTGAGCATGTTGACTCACACCTTTAATGCCATGCCTGCTTTGACTCATAGGGATCCTGGACCAATAGGGGCAGCATTGAGCAATAAGAAGATTGCCTTTGGGTTAATTGCTGATGGGGTTCATGTAGCTCCTGAAGTGCTTGTTATCTTGCAAAAATTGGCTTCGAAACGTCTGGTTTTGGTTAGTGATGCTCTCGCACCCTATGGGATGGAGGAAAGCAAATATCAATGGGATCACAGAAAAGTTTGTGTTAAAAATCGAACTTGTTTCCTAGAAGATGGGACCTTGGCTGGCTCCACTTTGTCTTTATTAGAAGGTTGTCGTCGCTTGGCATTGTGGGGCAATGAACCTTCTGCTTCTATTTGGTCAGCGACTATGGCGCCTAGAAAAATTTTTGCTTCGGAGATTTCGATAAAAGAATTTTTGCTTGGCAAGCCACTGAAGCACTTGTTGCGTTGGCAATGGGAGGAAGAATTGAAAGGACTAAGTTGGAAGCTTGCTGCCTAA
- a CDS encoding translation initiation factor: MSKGNWCEFGQPFNEGLSAKATTPKNAQRIRVQKLKNGKGGKTVTLVTGLELDEAALRALLKSLKSRCGTGGTLKGDRLELQGDQVGILLEVLHDDGYRPKRAGG, from the coding sequence ATGAGTAAAGGAAATTGGTGTGAATTTGGTCAACCTTTCAATGAAGGTTTATCAGCTAAAGCAACAACTCCAAAAAATGCTCAGAGAATTCGTGTGCAGAAACTTAAGAATGGCAAGGGCGGTAAGACTGTCACTCTGGTAACAGGGCTTGAGCTTGATGAGGCTGCATTGCGAGCATTACTTAAGAGTCTTAAGAGTAGATGTGGCACTGGAGGCACTTTGAAAGGGGATCGCTTGGAGCTCCAAGGTGATCAAGTGGGGATTTTGTTGGAGGTTCTACATGATGATGGTTATAGACCTAAACGGGCAGGCGGATGA